The genomic region TCTATTATTACAACCATGAACGGATACATACAGCCCTAAGATGCCCGCCGGAAACATTCGCTAAGAGGTATCAGTTAACTAACAGGACAAGGGAGTTACAACTTGTTTAAAAAAGGGGTACTTGACACTGAAACTCTCTATGATTTTTTACCTTCAAAGAATATTTTAGCATCAACCAAGGCTCAAGATGACATTAACACCGGCAAGAGTTGACAACCGCAGCAAAGGCATTGTAGAATAGTGTTGTAAGCCGCACTTAGAGTGCCGCGCGATAAACCAGCATATTTCGGATGATCAAAATTCTATCAATATAATTCTGCAGTTTAATTAAACCACGGAGGAGCAATATGGACATATCCGAGCTGCAAAAAAAGACGATACCGGAGCTTTTTGAACTGGCAAAGGAATTAAAAATACCCAACTACAGGCAGTTCAGAAAGCATGACCTCGTGTTCAAGATACTGGAGGCAAAGACACAGAGCAACGGCCTGATCTTTGCAAAAGGGGTGCTCGAAATCCTTCCCGAGGGCTACGGGTTCCTCAGGACAGAGACCTACCTTCCAAGCGCCGATGACATCTATGTTTCGCAGACACAGATGAGGAGGTTCGATCTTGCCAACGGCGACCTTATACAGGGCCAGGTGCGCCCGCCTAAAGAAGGGGAAAAATACTTCTCCCTATTAAAGATAGAGGCAGTTAACGGCCAGGACCCCGAAAAGATAAGGGAAAGAGTGCCTTTTGACGCGATGACCCCCATCTTTCCGGACCAAAAGATAGTTCTCGAATATCTGGGCTGCCCAATGTCCGCCAGGCTTATCGACCTGATGTCCCCCATCGGCGTCGGACAGAGGGGAATGATAGTGTCGCCCCCCAAGGCGGGAAAGACGACCGTGCTCAAGAATATCGCCAACAGTGTTTCCAAGAATTTCCCCGAGTTCATAATTAAGGTGCTTCTGGTGGACGAAAGGCCGGAGGAAGTCACCGATATGGCCCGGTCGGTCAACGGAGAAGTTATAAGCTCGACCTTTGACGAGCCGCCTGAAAACCACATCAGGGTTGCGGAACTGGTGCTGGAGAGCGCCAAACGCCTTGTAGAGGCCAACAAGAATGTGGTGATCCTTTTGGACAGCATAACCAGGCTTGCCAGGGCCTATAACCTGGTGACCCCTCCATCAGGAAGGACCCTGTCCGGAGGCCTTGACCCTACCTGTCTGCACAGGCCAAAGAGGTTTTTTGGAGCCGCCAGGAACATAGAAGGCGGAGGCAGCCTGACGATACTTGCGACCGCGCTGGTAGAAACAGGCAGCAGGATGGACGATGTCATTTATGAGGAATTCAAGGGCACGGGCAATATGGAGCTGCATCTAAACAGGAAACTTTCCGACAGAAGGATCTTCCCGGCGATAGATGTGCGGATGTCCGGAACAAGAAAAGAAGAGCTGCTGCTGACAGAGGACGAGTTAAGAAAGGTCTGGCTGCTGAGGAAAGTGCTTGACAGTTTCGAAGGCAACGAAGCAACGGAGCAGCTCATAGACAGGCTAAAAGAGTACAAGTCCAACAAACAGTTCCTTGACTCTGCGGATGTTAAATGACCCAAAGTCCCGACGCTAAAGACCTCGACGAGCTCGGTCGAGTCGCGTCGGCTCCTTTGGAAAAGATCAGCCGGAGCCGAACCTTTAGGTTCGGGTTGTTTTGTGATGTTTAAATACAAAGGCATTTCCTTTTCGGGCATTTCTACCGATTCAAGGACCGTAAAAAAGGGCGAGCTCTTTATTGCGCTTAAAGGCCCCAATTTTGACGGCAGGCGCTTTGCCAAAGCCGCTCT from Candidatus Margulisiibacteriota bacterium harbors:
- the rho gene encoding transcription termination factor Rho, which gives rise to MDISELQKKTIPELFELAKELKIPNYRQFRKHDLVFKILEAKTQSNGLIFAKGVLEILPEGYGFLRTETYLPSADDIYVSQTQMRRFDLANGDLIQGQVRPPKEGEKYFSLLKIEAVNGQDPEKIRERVPFDAMTPIFPDQKIVLEYLGCPMSARLIDLMSPIGVGQRGMIVSPPKAGKTTVLKNIANSVSKNFPEFIIKVLLVDERPEEVTDMARSVNGEVISSTFDEPPENHIRVAELVLESAKRLVEANKNVVILLDSITRLARAYNLVTPPSGRTLSGGLDPTCLHRPKRFFGAARNIEGGGSLTILATALVETGSRMDDVIYEEFKGTGNMELHLNRKLSDRRIFPAIDVRMSGTRKEELLLTEDELRKVWLLRKVLDSFEGNEATEQLIDRLKEYKSNKQFLDSADVK